From a region of the Corallococcus coralloides DSM 2259 genome:
- a CDS encoding alpha/beta hydrolase family protein: MRLFSTTFLALTLLGSVPTACCSNPSPSTNACQIPEETPTDPGTVQVTQLGSGEFRAADQTWPYQLLKLEVPGRAATYAQWFPPRKPGVSPTVVLTKPYDGIAWTGEAVDAKWAARGAGIHPDDSEPHYGPGSSPIAFTPTTPEIIAGEAFIHLVHDFGVLAVFGRFYAGGDLQNDRDDMNAGMRFLAQAPNVDTTRIGIFGGSWGGYEALYAAADAPSTVVPAVGVALSPLSDFAAEVDYVSRWVPARVSDPAMRSRYQQFFEPYFRRIYATTGGDPVTPGTDYTRWTAAHLASTVQTPFLILHDDWDTLIPVEHTRALVAQAPQRFTPMYLQNLPAVDWNTLPPDHGPLLTQHGSVVITLSLGHLLVTLGAADQPLLVPHAQGTVRTWLQGVRAAQEQGRDVSDVVPRLQELTDPRVLMFEPTLGALQPGAAFIAQELNAVWGTSFTDANVRSALGPGLPRP; this comes from the coding sequence ATGCGCCTGTTCTCGACCACGTTCCTGGCCCTCACCCTCCTGGGCTCCGTCCCCACCGCGTGCTGCAGCAACCCCAGCCCGTCCACCAACGCCTGCCAGATCCCGGAGGAAACGCCGACGGACCCGGGCACGGTCCAGGTGACCCAGCTCGGCTCCGGGGAGTTCCGTGCCGCGGACCAGACCTGGCCCTATCAGCTTCTCAAGCTGGAGGTGCCCGGCCGCGCCGCGACCTATGCGCAGTGGTTCCCGCCCCGGAAGCCGGGCGTGTCCCCCACGGTGGTGCTCACCAAGCCCTATGACGGCATCGCCTGGACCGGTGAGGCCGTGGACGCGAAGTGGGCCGCGCGCGGCGCCGGCATCCACCCGGACGACAGCGAGCCACACTACGGGCCGGGCTCGTCGCCCATCGCGTTCACGCCCACCACGCCGGAGATCATCGCGGGCGAGGCCTTCATCCACCTGGTCCATGACTTCGGCGTGCTCGCCGTCTTCGGCCGCTTCTACGCGGGCGGAGACCTCCAGAACGACCGCGACGACATGAACGCGGGCATGCGCTTCCTGGCCCAGGCTCCCAACGTGGACACCACGCGCATCGGCATCTTCGGTGGCTCCTGGGGCGGCTACGAGGCGCTCTACGCGGCGGCGGATGCCCCCTCCACCGTGGTGCCCGCCGTGGGCGTCGCCCTGTCCCCGCTGTCCGACTTCGCCGCGGAGGTGGACTACGTGAGCCGATGGGTGCCCGCGCGCGTGAGCGACCCGGCCATGCGCTCGCGCTATCAGCAGTTCTTCGAGCCCTACTTCCGCCGTATCTACGCCACCACTGGTGGCGACCCTGTCACTCCCGGCACGGACTACACGCGCTGGACCGCCGCCCACCTGGCCAGCACCGTCCAGACGCCGTTCCTCATCCTCCACGATGACTGGGACACGCTCATCCCCGTGGAGCACACGCGCGCGCTCGTCGCCCAGGCCCCGCAGCGCTTCACGCCCATGTACCTCCAGAACCTCCCGGCCGTGGACTGGAACACCCTGCCGCCGGACCACGGGCCGCTGCTTACCCAGCACGGCAGCGTCGTCATCACGCTGAGCCTGGGGCACCTGCTCGTGACGCTGGGCGCGGCGGACCAACCCCTCCTGGTCCCCCACGCCCAGGGCACCGTGCGCACGTGGCTGCAGGGCGTGCGCGCCGCCCAGGAGCAGGGCCGCGACGTGAGCGACGTGGTCCCCCGCCTGCAGGAGCTCACCGACCCGCGCG
- a CDS encoding glutaminase, with protein sequence MDYQAVLSEVWDAVRPVVGQGRVATYIPALAAVDPRRFGMALATVEGDVYGVGDWREPFSIQSISKVFTLALTLARDGDALWKRVGKEPSGNPFNSLVQLEYEQGIPRNPFINAGALVITDRLQRLTGDARGTLRDFLRAESGNPSVDFDPVIAASEADHGHRNRALAHFMASYGNMEGAVPEVLEHYFWQCSLAMSCADLARACGFLARHGQRADGSRLLTRSQAKQVNAVMLTCGTYDAAGEFAYRVGLPGKSGVGGGIIAVIPNRCGLCVWSPGLDARGNSVAGVEALDRFTTLTGLSIF encoded by the coding sequence ATGGACTACCAGGCAGTGTTGTCAGAGGTCTGGGATGCGGTGCGGCCGGTGGTCGGGCAGGGCCGCGTGGCGACGTACATCCCGGCGCTGGCGGCGGTGGACCCGCGCCGCTTCGGCATGGCGCTCGCGACGGTGGAGGGGGACGTGTACGGCGTGGGGGACTGGCGCGAGCCGTTCTCCATCCAGAGCATCTCCAAGGTGTTCACGCTGGCGCTCACGTTGGCGCGGGACGGGGATGCGCTGTGGAAGCGCGTGGGCAAGGAGCCGTCAGGCAATCCGTTCAACTCGCTGGTGCAGCTGGAGTACGAGCAGGGCATCCCGCGCAACCCGTTCATCAATGCGGGCGCGCTGGTCATCACGGACCGGCTGCAGCGGCTCACCGGGGATGCGCGCGGCACGCTGCGCGACTTCCTTCGTGCGGAGAGCGGCAACCCGTCCGTGGACTTCGATCCGGTCATCGCGGCGTCGGAGGCGGATCACGGCCACCGCAACCGCGCGCTGGCCCACTTCATGGCGAGCTACGGCAACATGGAGGGCGCCGTCCCGGAGGTGCTGGAGCACTACTTCTGGCAGTGCTCGCTGGCCATGAGCTGCGCGGACCTGGCCCGCGCCTGTGGCTTCCTCGCGCGCCATGGACAGCGCGCGGACGGTTCGAGGCTGCTCACGCGCAGTCAGGCCAAGCAGGTCAACGCGGTGATGCTCACCTGCGGCACCTACGACGCGGCGGGGGAGTTCGCCTACCGCGTGGGGCTGCCGGGCAAGAGCGGCGTGGGCGGAGGCATCATCGCCGTCATCCCCAACCGCTGCGGCCTGTGCGTATGGAGCCCCGGGCTGGATGCACGGGGCAACTCGGTGGCGGGCGTGGAGGCGCTGGACCGGTTCACGACGCTGACCGGCCTGTCCATCTTCTGA
- a CDS encoding SMI1/KNR4 family protein, with protein MGWRLDPDLRAFYTRFDGARLFRGSNAPYSILPLAEVRRARVVMAQADTDAAGPSDWYVVCQLQDSNYALLDVGQQTHARYPLRDGYREGFPDPYYCPVIAHSFAEFLAGALASGGRSYWLKALEEQGQ; from the coding sequence GTGGGGTGGCGCCTGGATCCGGACCTGCGCGCTTTCTACACGCGCTTTGATGGAGCCAGGCTGTTTCGTGGCTCCAACGCGCCCTACTCCATTCTGCCGCTCGCGGAGGTGCGGCGCGCACGGGTCGTCATGGCCCAAGCCGACACTGACGCGGCGGGGCCCTCGGATTGGTACGTGGTGTGCCAACTCCAGGACAGCAACTATGCGCTCCTGGACGTGGGGCAACAGACGCATGCGCGCTATCCACTCCGCGACGGCTACCGCGAGGGATTTCCGGACCCCTACTACTGCCCGGTCATTGCCCATTCGTTCGCGGAGTTCCTGGCGGGTGCACTGGCGTCCGGTGGGCGGTCCTATTGGCTGAAGGCCCTCGAAGAACAAGGCCAGTAA
- a CDS encoding alpha/beta fold hydrolase yields the protein MNRRDVMKSALLGTAVLPGLGHAATPTKTPSKPRTFLLVHGAWHNALHWTRVSEALTAKGHRVVAIDLPGHGLNARFPASYLTGDAARFKEERSPLADVTLDDCADTVVAALEKLRGGPKPVLVGHSAGGTVITRAAEKAPQLMERLVYLSAYVPLRLQSASAYGALPEAHTPYSAPLFIGDAAKLGAVRINPRGDAAYRQALHAGFYHDVDAADFLPFALTLTPDIPVSLWIGKVGATKERWGRIPRSYVRCAQDRALAPALQDLMIREADAFTPGNAFTVDTLDTSHSPFASQPQKLAALLDGLR from the coding sequence ATGAACCGTCGTGACGTGATGAAGAGCGCCCTGCTGGGCACGGCCGTACTGCCTGGCCTGGGCCATGCGGCCACGCCCACGAAGACGCCGAGTAAACCGAGGACGTTCCTCCTGGTTCACGGTGCATGGCACAACGCCCTGCACTGGACGCGAGTCTCCGAAGCGCTCACCGCGAAGGGGCACCGGGTGGTGGCCATCGACCTGCCCGGCCACGGCCTCAACGCGCGCTTCCCCGCGTCCTACCTCACGGGCGACGCGGCGCGCTTCAAGGAGGAGCGCTCGCCCCTGGCGGACGTCACGCTGGACGACTGCGCGGACACCGTGGTCGCCGCGTTGGAGAAGCTCCGGGGCGGCCCCAAGCCCGTGCTCGTGGGCCACAGCGCGGGCGGTACGGTCATCACCCGCGCGGCGGAGAAGGCCCCTCAGCTCATGGAGCGGCTCGTGTACCTGAGCGCCTACGTCCCGCTGCGCCTTCAGAGCGCCAGCGCCTATGGCGCGCTCCCCGAAGCCCACACGCCCTACAGCGCGCCACTCTTCATCGGCGACGCCGCGAAGTTGGGCGCGGTGCGGATCAATCCGCGAGGCGACGCGGCATACCGGCAGGCCCTGCACGCGGGCTTCTACCATGACGTGGACGCAGCGGACTTCCTTCCCTTCGCGCTCACGCTCACGCCCGACATCCCGGTGTCCCTGTGGATTGGCAAGGTCGGCGCCACGAAGGAACGCTGGGGCCGCATCCCGCGCAGCTACGTGAGATGTGCCCAGGACCGCGCCCTGGCCCCCGCGCTCCAGGACCTGATGATCCGCGAAGCGGACGCCTTCACACCCGGCAACGCCTTCACCGTGGACACGCTGGACACGTCGCACTCGCCCTTCGCATCCCAGCCCCAGAAGCTGGCCGCGCTGTTGGACGGACTGCGCTGA
- a CDS encoding MerR family DNA-binding transcriptional regulator, translated as MNIGELARRTGSSARSIRHYDKAGLLASHRLDNGYRDFDEVAVPQVMQVARMIRLGFSLEEIATFPPCMLRQVTDAICPDALAAHRERLAEVERQLFDLARLRERLLTLLPPNEGVPHEPS; from the coding sequence ATGAACATCGGAGAACTTGCCCGGCGCACGGGCAGCAGCGCGCGGTCCATTCGCCACTACGACAAGGCGGGGCTCCTCGCGTCCCATCGCCTGGACAACGGCTACCGCGACTTCGACGAGGTCGCCGTCCCCCAGGTCATGCAGGTGGCCCGGATGATCCGCCTGGGCTTCTCCCTGGAGGAGATCGCCACCTTCCCGCCCTGCATGCTCCGGCAGGTCACGGACGCCATCTGCCCGGACGCGCTCGCCGCCCACCGGGAGCGGCTGGCGGAAGTGGAGCGGCAGCTCTTCGACCTCGCCCGCCTGCGCGAGCGGCTCCTCACCCTGCTTCCCCCCAACGAAGGAGTCCCCCATGAACCGTCGTGA
- a CDS encoding MFS transporter gives MSLSSPAPRPRPALLTLAYLAFVSLGLPDAVLGVAWPSLRDTFGLSQAAMGAILGTAAAAYFTSGLLAGRLMRALNLGLLLALSTGSVALGLTGYATVPLFVLFLAAACFIGFGSGAIDSALNNYAAQNFGPKHMAWLHAAYSVGAAMGPVLMTALLARGADWRTGYAVLAVALGTLALTFLWMRRLWDAPAGAPGEEPRAEVITSSAMEAVRRPRVWLQIFTFFFYTGVEVTAGQWSFTVLTEGRGLHTAAAGTCVSIYWGSLLVGRVLSGFVVEHLRPVRMLHGSTVLAVVGAALFAIPAVPPALGLALLGLALAPIFPALMSETPRRVGLDVSAHAVGFQVSAATTGVAALPSLAGIIAERWGLQFIAPYMLGVAVVLALLHGVLSAVADRPQLSR, from the coding sequence GTGAGCCTCTCCTCGCCCGCACCCCGTCCGCGTCCCGCGCTTCTCACGCTTGCCTACCTGGCCTTCGTCAGCCTGGGGTTGCCGGACGCGGTGCTCGGGGTCGCGTGGCCGTCGCTGCGCGACACCTTCGGTCTGTCGCAGGCGGCGATGGGCGCCATCCTCGGAACGGCGGCGGCCGCCTATTTCACCTCCGGGTTGCTCGCGGGCCGGCTGATGCGGGCGCTGAACCTGGGGCTGCTGCTGGCACTGAGCACCGGCTCGGTGGCGCTGGGGCTCACGGGCTACGCGACCGTGCCGCTGTTCGTGCTGTTCCTGGCCGCGGCCTGCTTCATCGGCTTCGGTTCGGGCGCCATCGACTCCGCGCTCAACAACTACGCGGCCCAGAACTTCGGCCCCAAGCACATGGCCTGGCTGCACGCGGCCTACAGCGTGGGCGCCGCGATGGGGCCGGTGTTGATGACCGCGCTGCTTGCTCGGGGGGCGGATTGGAGGACCGGCTATGCGGTCCTCGCCGTGGCGCTGGGGACGCTGGCGCTGACGTTCCTGTGGATGCGCCGGCTGTGGGACGCACCGGCCGGAGCGCCGGGCGAGGAGCCTCGCGCGGAGGTGATCACCTCCTCCGCGATGGAGGCCGTGCGCCGGCCCCGCGTGTGGCTGCAGATCTTCACGTTCTTCTTCTACACGGGCGTGGAGGTGACGGCGGGCCAGTGGAGCTTCACCGTGCTCACCGAAGGACGGGGCCTGCACACCGCCGCGGCGGGCACCTGCGTGAGCATCTACTGGGGCAGCCTGCTGGTGGGGCGCGTGCTGTCAGGCTTCGTCGTCGAACACCTCAGGCCGGTGCGGATGCTGCACGGAAGCACGGTGCTGGCGGTGGTGGGCGCGGCCCTGTTCGCGATTCCCGCCGTGCCGCCCGCGCTGGGGCTCGCGTTGCTGGGACTCGCGCTGGCGCCCATCTTCCCCGCCCTGATGTCGGAGACGCCGCGCCGTGTGGGGCTGGACGTCTCCGCGCACGCGGTGGGCTTCCAGGTCAGCGCCGCGACGACGGGCGTGGCGGCGCTGCCCAGCCTCGCGGGGATCATCGCGGAGCGATGGGGCCTTCAGTTCATCGCTCCGTACATGCTCGGGGTGGCCGTGGTGCTGGCCCTGCTGCACGGCGTGCTGTCCGCCGTGGCGGACCGCCCCCAGCTCTCCCGCTGA
- a CDS encoding metallophosphoesterase yields the protein MRTLILSDLHLGNGGPYDIFAGAAELPALFDSFTRTPTHVVLNGDSFDFLLNDDPLAVDPQRTLEQARALVTSAATAPALKALGRVLAAGGRATMVVGNHDLELALPDVQEVIRSALGQPGEVASRLEFRDGTAPLQLEVGGSRVLVTHGEHTDVANRIDYASLLSSERANRFRYPPGSVLVKTLLNPLKHQHRMRYMDLLKPDFEGAVMVALGVKPDALKVLFNAGTLTLIRRLLENRGLAPAFALEPMDAVGASDADAHLARSLARVDLKDDEVDALLSVLDPEKLNAFDNPEALGRARLKLAKAGFAFYARLHRAVAGRTGTDYFALEPGKDELAETARLGKKYNPQAVVMGHTHAARWHEGNGPLYANTGTWISLLRLPAPEASDEEWGEYLAELQGNPSLDPAKQRHARLEQRFTFVEVEPHASARGATLRLSQWTAEGPKTLRSADLPAGS from the coding sequence ATGCGAACGCTCATTCTCAGCGACCTCCACCTCGGCAACGGTGGCCCCTACGACATCTTCGCGGGCGCCGCCGAGCTGCCCGCCCTCTTCGACTCCTTCACCCGCACGCCCACCCACGTCGTCCTCAACGGGGACAGCTTCGACTTCCTGCTCAACGACGACCCGCTGGCGGTGGATCCCCAGCGGACGCTGGAGCAGGCCCGCGCGCTGGTGACGTCCGCGGCGACCGCGCCCGCGTTGAAGGCGCTGGGGCGGGTGCTGGCCGCGGGGGGCCGGGCGACGATGGTGGTGGGCAACCACGACCTGGAGCTGGCGCTGCCGGACGTCCAGGAGGTGATCCGCTCCGCGCTGGGCCAGCCCGGGGAGGTCGCTTCGCGGCTGGAGTTCCGGGACGGCACCGCGCCCCTGCAGCTGGAGGTCGGCGGTTCGCGCGTGCTCGTCACCCACGGTGAGCACACCGACGTGGCGAACCGCATCGACTACGCCTCGCTCCTGTCCTCGGAGCGGGCGAACCGCTTCCGCTATCCGCCGGGCTCGGTGCTGGTGAAGACGCTGCTCAACCCGCTCAAGCACCAGCACCGCATGCGGTACATGGACCTGCTCAAGCCGGACTTCGAGGGCGCGGTGATGGTGGCGCTCGGCGTGAAGCCGGACGCGCTCAAGGTCCTGTTCAACGCGGGGACGCTCACGCTCATCCGGCGCCTGCTGGAGAACCGGGGCCTCGCGCCGGCCTTCGCGCTGGAACCGATGGACGCGGTGGGCGCGTCGGACGCGGACGCGCATCTGGCGCGCAGCCTGGCGCGGGTGGACCTGAAGGACGACGAGGTGGACGCCCTCCTGTCGGTGCTCGACCCGGAGAAGCTCAACGCCTTCGACAATCCGGAGGCCCTGGGCCGTGCACGGCTGAAGCTGGCCAAGGCGGGGTTCGCGTTCTACGCACGCCTGCACCGCGCGGTCGCCGGAAGGACCGGCACGGACTACTTCGCCCTGGAGCCCGGCAAGGACGAGCTCGCGGAGACCGCTCGGCTGGGCAAGAAGTACAACCCGCAGGCGGTGGTGATGGGCCACACGCACGCGGCCCGCTGGCACGAGGGCAACGGCCCTCTCTACGCCAACACCGGCACGTGGATCTCCCTCCTGCGGCTCCCCGCACCGGAGGCCTCCGACGAGGAATGGGGTGAGTACCTCGCGGAGCTCCAGGGCAATCCGTCGCTGGACCCGGCGAAGCAGCGGCACGCGAGGCTGGAGCAGCGCTTCACCTTCGTGGAGGTGGAGCCGCACGCCTCGGCGCGGGGCGCGACGCTGCGGCTGTCGCAGTGGACGGCCGAGGGCCCGAAGACGCTGCGCAGCGCGGACCTTCCGGCCGGGAGCTGA
- a CDS encoding DUF6229 family protein translates to MTKNASVHDVVQGWLSGDEESHGMTNPAGPVFVGGMRTEQALTESNLVENTGCSSCSASTTGFCC, encoded by the coding sequence ATGACGAAGAACGCCTCGGTCCACGATGTCGTGCAGGGCTGGCTGTCCGGTGATGAGGAGTCCCATGGCATGACGAACCCGGCGGGCCCGGTGTTCGTGGGAGGTATGCGCACGGAGCAGGCGCTCACGGAGTCCAACCTGGTGGAGAACACGGGCTGCAGCAGCTGCAGCGCTTCCACCACCGGCTTCTGCTGTTGA
- a CDS encoding type 2 lanthipeptide synthetase LanM family protein, whose translation MAAEVPPEGWLARPVNVLLAPHLDSLAERLSRMEGLSPAERGVVEAAARETLGFSAQLKLNRVLLLELHAASMEGRLDAADPQGRWARFLEQACSSDFHTHLRGRYPPLLDRLATLGRLQTQAVLRLADRFVADRESLTDLPGRPRGALKRLRLGEGDAHRGGQTVALLDLEAGTVLYKPRCMRVDRALEGLLARVLAPDAESTRIRVPSVLVRAGYGWAEFVEHRFCTSEAELARFYRNLGHWLAVMRLLGGTDLHSENLIAHGPVPVVVDVESLFAPDPPVPPSERGLAVDLAAKAIRGTVLRTGLLPVRSEGPGLGGLDISAAGSLPGQQPRVPAPLIVGGGTDRARLGMTLLERPHAKNHPSPDPVLARHWDQVVEGFHELTARMKTLDAYGGLRPLLEPFTGAVVRRILRPTQTYAELLRMLWHPASLYDAPKAHARAREVLRKNAGVSPGAPSTTSVIDEELADLCVGDIPVFTQPVTRRMLDATLEAWRSVDESLEEMTIQSTLISAYLNEKTVPPRVPAPATPARRERLDERRRAQLSKLVRRVSDAAVRGPDGTVTWISPVLAEYGWAVRPLSAEHYSGQGGVAVVLAQYLREVHHGRADAVEGLPELLDGTLAVLRATEDRVPVKSPGGFAGLASQVWIWSTLHDLGTVPGALDRARERAAALTPQVLDADGLLEVLGGVAGVIVPLLNLVDQTGEPKWLDIAAHAGQRLEDTARSVAGDARWSTSMFPEPIGGFAHGTAGIGWALARLGLSAAGTAADRRRWRSLSERAFDFVDGLYRPDVGNWTDLRRPEATDQLTSWCHGSTGIGLAAADLFARTGMPRYGDLFQRARAAAVREGFGWTHTLCHGDLGVWELMETARRLSSEPLSPDRETLDAELISGLEARGPVAGLARDAFSPGLMAGLGGVIHTLLRMHPESRLVSPLLLGRAPDMDPDAF comes from the coding sequence ATGGCTGCCGAGGTCCCTCCCGAGGGATGGCTCGCGCGCCCCGTGAACGTCCTGCTGGCGCCGCATCTGGACTCGCTCGCGGAGCGGCTGTCCCGGATGGAAGGGCTCTCTCCGGCGGAGCGCGGCGTGGTGGAGGCCGCGGCGCGGGAGACGCTGGGTTTCAGCGCCCAACTCAAGCTCAACCGCGTGCTCCTCCTGGAGCTGCACGCCGCGTCGATGGAGGGACGGCTCGACGCCGCGGACCCACAAGGGCGGTGGGCCCGGTTCCTGGAGCAGGCCTGCTCCTCCGACTTCCACACGCACCTGCGCGGACGCTACCCGCCGCTCCTGGATCGGCTGGCGACGCTGGGCCGGCTCCAGACCCAGGCGGTGCTGCGGCTGGCGGACCGGTTCGTCGCGGACCGGGAGTCGCTGACGGACCTGCCCGGCCGCCCTCGGGGCGCGCTGAAGCGCCTGAGGTTGGGGGAGGGGGATGCCCACCGGGGCGGCCAGACGGTGGCGCTGCTGGACCTGGAAGCGGGCACGGTGCTCTACAAGCCCCGGTGCATGCGCGTGGATCGCGCGCTGGAGGGCCTGCTCGCGCGCGTGCTGGCGCCGGACGCCGAGTCCACGCGGATCCGCGTGCCGTCCGTGCTGGTGCGCGCGGGCTATGGCTGGGCGGAGTTCGTGGAGCACCGCTTCTGTACGAGCGAAGCCGAGCTCGCGCGCTTCTACCGGAACCTGGGCCACTGGCTCGCGGTGATGCGCCTGTTGGGCGGCACGGACCTGCACTCGGAGAACCTCATCGCGCACGGGCCGGTGCCCGTGGTGGTGGACGTGGAGAGCCTCTTCGCCCCGGATCCGCCCGTGCCTCCGTCGGAGCGCGGCCTCGCGGTGGACCTGGCCGCGAAGGCCATCCGTGGCACCGTCCTGCGCACGGGCCTGCTCCCCGTGCGAAGCGAAGGCCCGGGCCTGGGCGGCCTGGACATCTCCGCGGCGGGTTCGCTTCCGGGACAGCAGCCGCGCGTCCCGGCGCCCCTCATCGTCGGCGGCGGCACGGACCGCGCCCGCCTGGGCATGACGTTGCTGGAGCGCCCACACGCGAAAAACCACCCCAGCCCGGACCCCGTGCTCGCGCGGCACTGGGACCAGGTCGTGGAGGGCTTCCACGAGCTGACCGCGCGCATGAAGACGCTGGACGCGTACGGGGGGCTGCGCCCGCTGCTGGAGCCGTTCACGGGCGCGGTGGTCCGGCGCATCCTGCGGCCCACGCAGACGTACGCGGAGCTGCTGCGCATGCTCTGGCACCCGGCCTCGCTGTACGACGCGCCCAAGGCCCACGCTCGGGCGCGGGAGGTGCTGCGGAAGAACGCCGGCGTGTCCCCCGGCGCGCCCTCCACGACGTCCGTCATCGACGAGGAGCTCGCGGACCTGTGCGTGGGCGACATCCCCGTGTTCACCCAGCCCGTGACCCGGAGGATGCTCGACGCCACGCTGGAGGCATGGCGGTCGGTGGATGAGTCCCTGGAGGAGATGACCATCCAGAGCACGCTGATCAGCGCCTACCTCAACGAGAAGACCGTGCCTCCGCGCGTCCCCGCGCCGGCCACGCCCGCGCGCCGCGAACGCCTGGATGAGCGGCGCCGGGCCCAGCTGTCCAAGCTGGTCCGCCGCGTGAGCGACGCGGCCGTGCGCGGACCTGATGGGACGGTGACGTGGATCAGCCCGGTGCTCGCCGAGTATGGCTGGGCGGTACGGCCGCTCTCCGCCGAGCACTACAGCGGACAGGGCGGCGTCGCGGTGGTGCTGGCCCAGTACCTGCGCGAGGTGCACCACGGCCGCGCGGACGCGGTGGAGGGACTGCCCGAGCTGCTGGACGGCACGCTCGCGGTGCTGCGCGCCACGGAGGACCGCGTGCCGGTGAAGTCACCGGGGGGCTTCGCCGGGCTCGCGTCGCAGGTGTGGATCTGGTCCACGCTGCACGACCTGGGCACCGTCCCTGGCGCGCTGGACCGGGCCCGCGAGCGCGCGGCGGCGCTGACGCCCCAGGTGCTGGATGCGGACGGACTGCTGGAGGTCCTGGGCGGCGTGGCGGGCGTCATCGTCCCGCTGCTCAACCTGGTGGACCAGACGGGCGAACCGAAGTGGCTGGACATCGCGGCGCACGCGGGGCAGCGGCTGGAGGACACGGCGCGGAGCGTGGCGGGGGACGCGCGGTGGTCCACGTCGATGTTCCCGGAGCCCATTGGCGGCTTCGCGCACGGCACGGCGGGCATCGGCTGGGCGCTGGCCCGGCTGGGCCTGAGCGCGGCGGGGACGGCGGCGGACCGGCGGCGGTGGCGCAGCCTGTCCGAGCGCGCCTTCGACTTCGTGGACGGGCTCTACCGGCCGGACGTGGGCAACTGGACGGACCTGCGCCGCCCGGAGGCCACGGACCAGCTGACGAGCTGGTGCCACGGGAGCACGGGCATCGGCCTGGCGGCGGCGGACCTCTTCGCGCGCACGGGGATGCCTCGCTACGGGGACCTGTTCCAGCGGGCCCGGGCCGCGGCCGTGCGCGAGGGCTTCGGCTGGACCCACACCCTGTGCCACGGCGACCTGGGGGTGTGGGAGCTGATGGAGACGGCGCGGCGGCTGTCCTCGGAGCCGCTGTCGCCGGACCGGGAGACGCTGGACGCGGAGCTCATCTCCGGCCTGGAGGCGCGTGGCCCGGTGGCGGGGCTGGCCCGTGACGCCTTCTCGCCCGGGCTGATGGCGGGGCTGGGCGGCGTCATCCACACGCTCTTGCGCATGCACCCGGAGAGCCGGCTCGTGTCACCGCTGCTGCTGGGGC